The following DNA comes from Macaca thibetana thibetana isolate TM-01 chromosome 14, ASM2454274v1, whole genome shotgun sequence.
atagtattccatggtgtatatgtattgcgttttctttatccaatctaccattgatggacacctaggttgattccatctctttgttactgtgaatagtgtcATGATGAACATATAAGTGCATGTGTCATTTTGATAGAACGATTAttttactttgggtatatacctagtaatgggattgctggtttgaatagtagttctatttttcattctttgagaaatcttcaaactgctttccacatggctgaactaatttacactcccatcaacaatgcacaagcattcccttttctctgcaacctccccaacatctgttattttttaactttttgataatagccattctaactggcgtgagatggtatctcattatgttttcatttgcacttctctgatgattaatgatgatgagaattttttcatgtttgtttacagcttggatatcttcttttgataagtgtctgttcatgtcctctgcccactttttaatgggattaatttttttttcttgttgatttaagtcccttatagattctggatattaaacctttgtcagatgtatagtttgtagatattttctttgttagtttaCCTGTTTGTCTTGTCAAcagtttattttactgtgcagaagctatttaatTAAgtcctacttgtcaatttttgtttttcattgcaattgcttttgagaacttagtaataaattctttcccaagacCAATGTCcggaagggtatttcctaggtcttcttccaggatttttttatattttgaggtcttacatttaagtctttaatccatcttaatttttgaatatgACAATAAGTAGaggttcagtttcaatcttctgcatatggccagccagttttcccagcaccgtttattgagtagggaatcttttctccattgcttactTTTGTCaactttttcaaagatcagttggtaGCAATgcgcagctttatttctgggttctctattctgtcccattggtctatgtgtcagtttttgttctagtaccatgctgttctggttactgtagccttatagtatagttttaagttAGATAAtatgcctccagatttatttttttgttttcattgttgttgttgttgtttttgcttaggattgctttggcaatttgggctccttttttgctttcatatgaattttataatagttttttctaattctgtgaaaaatgactttgatagtttaataggaatagcattgaatctgtggattgctttgggcagtatgaccattttaatgacattgattcttccaatctgtgagcatggaatgttttttcatttgtttgtgtcatctctgatatTTTTAGCATTGTTTTGTTGTTCCCCTTATAAatatctttcacttccttggttagttgtattcctaggtattgtattttttgtggctGTTATAAATGGAACTGCATTCTTGATGTGGACTCAGCTTAAATATTATTGACCAACCTGTTTTTAAATATCCAAGGCAAGGAAACTGGGTTCCCACCTGCCTCCTCACTGTGCCTTCCAAAACTTGAGAGAAAAGACTCGACCCAGAGCTCCCTTCACTTCCTTGTTCCTAAGACTGTAGATGAGAGGATTGAGCATGGGCGTGACGATAGAGTAGAAGACAGATACCACCTTGTTGAAGTTGATGGAGGAAGTCACCTTGGTCCGGACATACATAAAGAAAAGAGTGCCATAGAAGAGGCTCACCACAGTCAGGTGAGCTGCACAGGTAGAGAAGGCCTTCCAGCGCTCAGCAACTGAGCGGATGTGCAGCAGTGTCCAGACAATGTTGCCGTAGGACACAGCAATGACCGTAGAGGAGGCCAGTAGCACAGCCAGAGACACCAGGAAATCCACAGTCTCCTTCCAAGTGACATCTGAGCACGACAAGGCTAGCAAGGGTGAGGCATCACAGAAGAAGTGGTCGATGACATTTGGGCCACAAAATGTTAGCTGAGACATGAGGTAGATTGGCAAGATGGGTGTGAGGAAGCCTACCAGCCAACAAGCAGCTGCCAGACGGATGCAGGTGCCCCAGGACACCAAAGCCCCATAGTGGAGAGGCATGCAAATGGCCACATAACGATCATAGGCCATAGCAGCCAGTAGGAAACACTCAGTTGCCCCAAGGAAGGTGAAGATGAAGAGCTGGGACAGGCAGCCAGCATAAGAAATATTCTTGCCACCATCCACCCCAATAAAAACAGCCAGCATCTTGGGCACTGTAACAGAAGTGTACCAGACTTCAAGGCAAGACAAGTGTGTCAGGAAGAAATACATGGGTCTCCATAGTCGGTGGTCCAAGCCCACCACTAAAATGATGGCCAAATTCTCTACCAAGGTGAACAGGTACATGGTGAGGAAGAGTATGAAGAAGAGGAGGTGTGTTTCATGAATGCCAGCAAAGCCCATCATGACAAATTCAGTTACCTGGGTCCAGTTTTTGGTATATGGCTGCATCTGTGGCAGTGAGAGCTCAGCAAACTCATAGCCTCATAGACAATGAAAGCTCAAAGAGAACCTGTGAGGTTGGAAGATGTTGTACTAAAATGCCTTTCACTTCAGAAGAAAAACATGATGTAAAGACCCTGTTCTTACCCTCAAAGAATTTACAGTACATGAGGGacatgagaaaacaaataatatcaGTACAAAATGAAATGCACTGGCTAAGAATAAGACAGGGTACTATGGGCAGAAATAGCGGGGAAGCTCAACCAGTCTTGAGAAATCTTCCTGGAGAGAAGACTGTCTAAAGCTGAACCTGAAAAGGAAGTATAAGTTAGTGAGACAAAAGGTAGAGATAGAGAGAAGACATAACAAGTATAAAGTTCCAGACACCAGACAGGAGACTGTGCATTTGGGAAACTTCAAGTAGAGACAGTTTACCATAGAATTCAACAGCTTGATTTCCCAAGCAAGCATACCTGGCTTCAAATAAAAGAGaacctcacagagttgttgtgaaaatgtaagttaaataattcctgtaaagcacttagcatcatgtttgaGTCAATAAATGTCAAGGGGGAAATCTACATGTTGACTTCTCCTGGAataatagagagagaaaaaatgactGTTTCTGAGCCTGAGGAGTAGGCTGGGGCACCATGAAGGGCCAGCAACCAAattaagggaaaggaaaaagctGAGCTTCAGTCTAAAGGCCACAGGGAGCCTTTAAGAATTATAAGCAGAGAAGCAATGCTATTCTTTTTACCCCTTAGAAGGGGCAGGTTTGGAGGGGAACAAGGTAAGAGGCAGaagctgtgcacggtggctcacgcatgtaatcccagcactttgggagtccaaggcaggcggatcacctgaggttgggtgttcaagatcagcctggccaacatggtgaaaccctgtctctactaaaagtacaaaagttagcccagtgtagtggtgggcacctgtaattccagctactcgagaggctgaggcaggagaatcacctgaatcggggggcagaggttgcagtgagctgagatcatgccactgcactctagcctgggtgacagaacgagactccatgtcaaaaaaaaaaaaaaaaggaggaggcaggaaggaaggctggGTTAGGAGGTTGTTGCAAGTATAGCATGGAGTGAGGGTGACTTTAACTGCGGAAATGCCAGTAGGAGAGTGAACGTGACTGTTAAAAGACAGAATCAACATAATTGGGTTTGGATCCATACTGGGTTTGAATTTAAGCTTCAATATCAACTTGAAATATATGATTCGTGAATCCCATTCACTCATGGTCATATATTTCAAGTTGATATTGGAGCTAAAtaatcccattttttaaaaaacagataatacAAAAGAGTTCCCAAGAGATTACTTCCTATCTCattttagaattaaatgagaaaatataatatCTCCATTTTTGTGCCAGTTTTAAAATACAGCCCCAAATTCTTGAACACTCTTCCCATCCAAAAGGAGGGTCTTTGGCCATTCCCATTGAATCTGGGTTCTGTGATGGCTTAACAGAATAAGGTGGAAGTGATGCTGTGCCAGTTTCCAGGCCCGGGGCTTGGAAACCATCAGTTTCCTCTTCTTGCTTCTTGAAACCCAGTCACAGTAGTGTGAGGAAGCCTATGTAGCCTGTGGAGGTGCCTAAGTGAAGAGGAACTAAgtccctcagccctcagccctaGCCAAGCTTCCACTGACAGCCAGCACCAGCGTACCAGCCAGGTGAATAAGCTGTCTGAGAAACAGACCATTCAGCCCCCATTGAGCTGGCCAAGCTGACACCAGCCTTCCCTGCTGAGCCCTCCCCAAATTAAAAATCTATGAGCTAAATAGCTGAttgttgtttaaaccactaagttttagGCTGCTTTGTTATGCGGTGACATAAATAAAGCAATTCTGTCCTAGTTGTAtaacttgggcaaattatttactgtttctgaccctttggagaaaaaaaatgttttgctacAGTCACAGATTCCTgaactggaatttgaatccaggtttGCCAAGGTCTAAAGCCCTTGTTCTTTCCCCTATAAATAATTAGCAAGTTCCTTCTGGCTTCAGAATTCCTGGCAATGAAAGCATGTAGAgatacaaaatcagaaataaacaaGTTCAAAGTTTTCAGATTTCTGCGTGCGTCTTCACCATGCCTAACATCCCCACAGTGGGAAGTCTATAAACATTGGCTTCCTCTCACATAATTGCATTGCAGCCCCAGACACTTCATGCTTCTGTTGGCTCAAGGAAATTTCAGGACGCAATTCCCTCCCATTTATCTCCTTTGCAACCTCGCTTACAATGTAGCAGCCTCCAAACAATGATCACCTTTCCCAGTGGAAATACTGCACACAGATGCTCTAGAAGTTTGACTTGACTTACTGTGTTAGACAGTTTCATCGTCAAACTCTctgaaaaattcattatttttcatagtcGTGGAGAGAATGAGATTTAGAGTCAAACAGCTCTGGGATCAAGCCCTGCGTCTACAATTTACTAGCTCGGTTGTGTCATCTATAAATTCTTACTATTATTTCTAAATCTTACCTGTCCTTTCAGCTGTGACTCAAGTTTGATAGTCCTGTCTTCACTAGGAAGCCTTTTTCCTTACCTCATTCCTCCAAACTCGTATGCAGGTCAAGCAAACAAATGCACAGGGCACCTGTTCTGACCTAGGAACCACAGTGGAGGGTACAGATGCCCCCAGCCTCTATCCCAGGGCCTGCTACAGAGCAGGTACCCCCAACATCCATCCTAAGGCCTGGTGCACAGCAGGTGCCCCCAGCATCCACCCTGGGGCCTGGTACAGACCAGGTTTCTCCAGCATCACCATGGAGGCTGGTACAGAGCAGATTCTCCCACCAGCTGCCCCAGGGCCTGGTACAAAGCAAGTGCCCCAAGCATCTATCTCAGGGCCTGGTACAGAGCAGGTGGCCCCAGCATCCACCctggggcctggcacagagcaggtgcccCAGCACCCACCCTGGGACCTTGTACAGATGCCCCCGAACATCCACCCTGGGGTCTGGTACAGAGCAGGTGCCCCAGCATCAACCCTGGGGCCTAGTACAGAGCAGGTGCTCCAGCATCCACCCTGGGGCCTGATACAGATGCCCTCCCAGCACCCACCCTGGGACCTTGTACAGATGCCCCCCCAACATCCACTCTGGGGCCTGATACAGAGGCCTCCCCCCGCAATATCCACCCTGGGGCCTGATACAGATGCCCCCGCAACATCCACCCTGGGGTCTGGTACAGAGCAGGTGCCCAGCATCCACCCTGGGGCCTGATACAGATGCCCCCCCTAACATCCACCATGGAGCCTGGTACAGAGCAGGTATTACTTTTTAATACTTTCAGATCTCTGATCCATGGCTTAGAGAGAGGGTGCCAGAACCTGTGGGCTTTGTATCAGGCCCAGATTAGCTACATTGAAAGGGTCTGCTCTTGTTTCTCAAAAACTGAAGGAGGAGTAAAGAAGTAGGAtacaagagaaaaggagagagggagagccaAGGGCTAACTTTTTATCCCCTTGCATCCAGGCAGTGATGCATTTTACCTGTGGACTGAGACTTTTTAAGGACAGGGAGTGTCTTCCCCACTATCTCTTTCCCCATCATAGAGCCAAGAGCTGGCAGGATCCTAGATCCCTGAGGAAAACCACTCACTTCTTCCTGGAGCAGGGGTTACCCAACATTTTCGGTAACGGATCAGATTCAAATAGTTTCAGCTTTAGGAGCCACAGGCAGTTTCTGCCACACATTCTtctctgtgggtttttttgtttgtttttgcaactctttaaaatgtaaaacccttTCTTAGCTCATGGGCCATACACAAACAGGCTACAAGCTGGATTTGGACCATGGGCTGTAATTTGCCAATCCCTGCCCTTGACTCACACAGGACTGTCACACGAGCGAAAAAGACCACCACCTTACTGTGTTAAGCAGTAGTTACCCTACTTTATGGACACACATACCACCTATGCCACCACCAAGCAGCCAAACTGTCCCCAAATTATCTGTTGTCTCTTGTTCTGCAGAGAAATGGGGGATGGGGGACAACTGATATCCGGGGTTTGGTTGGACACGCATGAGCAATTGCACCTGCACTGAAGCCCAGTGAGTCCTTATTGCTCCCCCTAGCCTAATGCTAATTAACAAACTGCAAGGGAACCTTTTCTTGAATTCCAAATCAGAAACCCAAAATCTAAACTGAATGATTCTAGAAAAATGCTTGAATCTCCATCAGCTCTTCCTCTACTGCCTGACACTTAATTGCATTCTTTGAGAGACTCAAGAAATGAACTCAAGTTGTCAAATAGATTGGATTGATACATGGAGAACAACATTCAAAGagtttaaatgaataaaataatttttaaatgtctcattaCTTCTTTTGCTAGTGTATATTAATgcacattcattcattaaaaagatTAAGAGAATACTCGCTTCAGCAGCATATATACTAAAactggaatgatacagagaagattggCATGGTCCCTGCATGAGAATGACACacaaatttgtgaagcattccatatttttttctttttgatacagagtctcgctctgttgcccaggctggagtgaagtggcgcaatcttggctcactgcaacctccgcctcccaagttccagtgattctcctccctcagcctcccgagtagcttggatttcaggcacatgccaccacatccagctaatttttgtatttttaatagagacaggattttaccatattggcctggctggtctcaaactcctgacctcaaatgatccactcacctcgacctcccacagtgcggggattacaggcatgagccaccatgcccagccacattccatatttttaacaaacctgcacatgtaccccctgaatataaaagttgaaaaaaaaataaaaagattgagaGAGAGAATCTCACAGCTATCTAACTCCTGGAAATTTCTGAacctattaattttttaactcAGTGAAGTGGTTT
Coding sequences within:
- the LOC126936128 gene encoding olfactory receptor 6Q1, giving the protein MQPYTKNWTQVTEFVMMGFAGIHETHLLFFILFLTMYLFTLVENLAIILVVGLDHRLWRPMYFFLTHLSCLEVWYTSVTVPKMLAVFIGVDGGKNISYAGCLSQLFIFTFLGATECFLLAAMAYDRYVAICMPLHYGALVSWGTCIRLAAACWLVGFLTPILPIYLMSQLTFCGPNVIDHFFCDASPLLALSCSDVTWKETVDFLVSLAVLLASSTVIAVSYGNIVWTLLHIRSVAERWKAFSTCAAHLTVVSLFYGTLFFMYVRTKVTSSINFNKVVSVFYSIVTPMLNPLIYSLRNKEVKGALGRVFSLKFWKAQ